Proteins from a single region of Hordeum vulgare subsp. vulgare chromosome 6H, MorexV3_pseudomolecules_assembly, whole genome shotgun sequence:
- the LOC123401101 gene encoding 4-hydroxyphenylpyruvate dioxygenase — protein MPPTPTTPAATGAAAAVTPEHARPHRMVRFNPRSDRFHTLSFHHVEFWCADAASAAGRFAFALGAPLAARSDLSTGNSAHASQLLRSGSLAFLFTAPYANGCDAATASLPSFSADAARRFSADHGIAVRSVALRVADAAEAFRASVDGGARPAFAPVDLGRGFGFAEVELYGDVVLRFVSHPDGTDVPFLPGFEGVTNPDAVDYGLTRFDHVVGNVPELAPAAAYIAGFTGFHEFAEFTAEDVGTTESGLNSVVLANNSEGVLLPLNEPVHGTKRRSQIQTFLEHHGGPGVQHIAVASSDVLRTLRKMRARSAMGGFDFLPPPLPKYYEGVRRLAGDVLSEAQIKECQELGVLVDRDDQGVLLQIFTKPVGDRPTLFLEMIQRIGCMEKDERGEEYQKGGCGGFGKGNFSELFKSIEDYEKSLEAKQSAAVQGS, from the exons ATGCCGCCCACCCCCACCACCCCCGCGGCTACCGGCGCCGCCGCCGCGGTGACGCCGGAGCACGCGCGACCGCACCGAATGGTCCGCTTCAACCCGCGCAGCGACCGCTTCCACACGCTCTCCTTCCACCACGTCGAGTTCTGGTGCGCGgacgccgcctccgccgccggccgctTCGCGTTCGCGCTCGGCGCGCCGCTCGCCGCCAGGTCCGACCTCTCCACGGGGAACTCCGCGCACGCCTCCCAGCTGCTCCGCTCGGGCTCCCTCGCCTTCCTCTTCACCGCGCCCTACGCCAACGGCTGCgacgccgccaccgcctccctgCCCTCCTTCTCCGCCGACGCCGCGCGCCGGTTCTCCGCCGACCACGGGATCGCGGTGCGCTCCGTAGCGCTGCGCGTCGCAGACGCCGCCGAGGCCTTCCGCGCCAGCGTCGACGGGGGCGCGCGCCCGGCCTTCGCCCCCGTGGACCTCGGCCGCGGCTTCGGCTTCGCGGAGGTCGAGCTCTACGGCGACGTCGTGCTCCGCTTCGTCAGCCACCCGGACGGCACGGACGTGCCCTTCTTGCCGGGGTTCGAGGGCGTGACCAACCCGGACGCCGTGGACTACGGCCTGACGCGGTTCGACCACGTCGTCGGCAACGTCCCGGAGCTTGCCCCCGCCGCAGCCTACATCGCCGGGTTCACGGGGTTCCACGAGTTCGCCGAGTTCACGGCGGAGGACGTGGGCACGACCGAGAGCGGGCTCAACTCGGTGGTGCTCGCCAACAACTCGGAGGGCGTGCTGCTGCCGCTCAACGAGCCGGTGCACGGCACCAAGCGCCGGAGCCAGATACAGACGTTCCTGGAACACCACGGCGGCCCGGGCGTGCAGCACATCGCGGTGGCCAGCAGTGACGTGCTCAGGACGCTCAGGAAGATGCGTGCGCGCTCCGCCATGGGCGGCTTCGACTTCCTGCCACCCCCGCTGCCGAAGTACTACGAAGGCGTGCGACGCCTTGCCGGGGATGTCCTCTCGGAGGCGCAGATCAAGGAATGCCAGGAGCTGGGTGTGCTCGTCGATAGGGACGACCAAGGGGTGTTGCTCCAAATCTTCACCAAGCCAGTAGGGGACAG GCCGACCTTGTTCCTGGAGATGATCCAGAGGATCGggtgcatggagaaggacgagagAGGGGAAGAGTACCAGAAGGGTGGCTGCGGCGGGTTCGGCAAAGGCAACTTCTCCGAGCTGTTCAAGTCCATTGAAGATTACGAGAAGTCCCTTGAAGCCAAGCAATCTGCTGCAGTTCAGGGATCATAG